A genomic stretch from Nitrospira defluvii includes:
- a CDS encoding four-helix bundle copper-binding protein, whose product MAAVPHSQEQHTIDCIEACMDCAHFCNACADDMIGMPHEESEDLIVRCIRLCRDCADICLLAAQWMGRNSAFAIRVCALCAEICELCAGLCEQHAPHHAACGDCAKVCRHCAALCHQMVAETIPAASTGNA is encoded by the coding sequence ATGGCGGCAGTGCCCCATTCACAAGAGCAACACACCATCGACTGTATCGAGGCGTGCATGGACTGTGCGCATTTTTGCAATGCCTGCGCGGATGACATGATCGGCATGCCTCATGAGGAATCGGAGGACCTCATAGTCCGCTGCATCAGACTCTGTCGCGACTGTGCGGACATCTGTCTCCTGGCGGCTCAATGGATGGGCCGGAACTCGGCCTTTGCCATTCGTGTCTGTGCACTCTGTGCGGAGATTTGCGAACTCTGCGCCGGGCTCTGTGAGCAGCATGCTCCACACCACGCGGCTTGCGGAGATTGCGCGAAAGTGTGTCGACATTGCGCCGCCCTCTGTCACCAGATGGTGGCGGAGACCATTCCCGCAGCGTCGACCGGCAATGCGTGA
- a CDS encoding response regulator, with amino-acid sequence MNAHDPSNWLTGSDMGERIKAFDWSNTPLGQIEQWPTALVSTLSVCLTAQTPMAIYWGKDSWLLYNDAWRPIVGGKHPWALGIPARNVWPELWPTIQHYYRSVLTTGEANWRSDELLPMQRFGYTEECYFDYSLNPIRGQDGQVEGILNIVQETTYRVLNDRRTRLLRELASLSGSAQHEDDACALALQSLATDPTDLPFALLYRLDRSGGQATLAGAIGLEKDHPARQDRVQLHDPKTTASWPLAASLQQGSPLVLDDLADRFGWLPGGAWPEPTRQAIILPITQGTHQDGDVLLIAAVSPRLQLDGDYRHFFGMVASQIAMALTNARAYQSEARRAEALAELDRAKTEFFNNVSHEFRTPLTLMLGPLEEELRERPHNTNLDVAHRNSVRLLKLVNILLDFSRLEAGRTEALYQPTDLAAYSADLASGFRSAVEGAGLTFRIDCPPLPQPVYVDRSLWEKIVLNLLSNAFKHTFQGEISLSIRHSQEGVTLAVQDTGVGIPTDALPRLFERFYRVQNRQSRTHEGSGIGLALVREVVQLHGGTVQVESRLDEGSIFSVTLPWGKDHLPPEQVSLDTAASTHAPAVSAYLQEAWQWLPEVGTDVSQEEVPSPDGPASRRARILVADDNADMRRYIVRLLREHYEVKAVGDGRAALAEIRRRPPDVLLSDIMMPQLDGIGLARILRADPALQTIPIILLSARAGEEPRIKGLEQGADDYLVKPFSGRELLARVSAHLNLGRLRREAAGQIASSEAQLRAIINQATVTVAQTDLAGRFQLVNRRFCDLLGYTESELLAMRMQDVTDPEDLPRNLDLFQQLVQGGPDFVIEKRYRRKDGTAVWMSVSVGGVREGTDLQSIVGVGLDISDRKRQETQLLIVNRRQQWLYELADAVNRAEPSSRLYERALQAMAEAVEADRAAILLIDDEGVMRFKASQGLSTEYQRAVEGHSPWTADQKDPPPLFMENVALSELTPELQATIQREGIQALAFIPLTYSGRLLGKFMLYFDRPRRMTDEEIEWSQALATTLALAVARAQADEVLRASEERLRLAMVAGRMGAWDLNLHTGETTWDAKQYELFGRPTDQPVRRAEEFYTALHPDDAAQVQDAATRAMDTGLFTSEFRVVHQDGAVRWLSGQGATVTDDQGRPVRMIGINYDITERKQAEQDLQRFAAQLEHRVAERTLELTQSREQLRALATELNLAGQRERQQVATELHDYLAQLLALSRIRLAQAMQHPMAPPLSRTLHELQEVTDQALTYTRTLVAQLSPPILKEFGLPMALRWLAEQMLQRDLHVSLDFCPAELALPEDQAMLLFQSIRELLMNVVKHAGTKDAAIAVLVNDGHLQITVTDHGTGFLPAEKTALPRQGTVPGFGLFSIRERMLALGGRFDLRSRPGEGTIATLVMPLATPLGPAGSLLPHHTPATGSPRTAKEHPGSSTHLNGHPHRPTPVIRVLIADDHAMVRQGLCGLLAGYADIEVLGEAANGQEAVALTTQLQPDVVLMDVNMPGMDGIEATRLIKEVMPNTIVIGLSVQNAGHVGMAMREAGAIAFLNKEAAVEDLYHTILTARNALLSTR; translated from the coding sequence ATGAATGCACACGATCCGTCCAACTGGCTGACCGGAAGTGATATGGGGGAACGTATCAAGGCCTTCGATTGGTCGAACACTCCGCTCGGCCAGATCGAACAGTGGCCTACCGCGCTCGTTTCCACCTTGAGTGTCTGCCTGACCGCCCAAACCCCGATGGCCATCTATTGGGGGAAGGATTCCTGGCTCCTGTACAACGACGCCTGGCGTCCGATCGTGGGCGGGAAGCATCCCTGGGCACTGGGCATACCGGCGAGGAACGTCTGGCCGGAATTGTGGCCCACGATCCAGCATTACTACCGAAGCGTCCTCACCACAGGGGAGGCCAACTGGAGAAGCGACGAGCTGTTGCCCATGCAACGGTTCGGCTATACGGAAGAATGTTACTTCGATTACAGCCTGAATCCCATTCGTGGCCAGGACGGGCAGGTCGAAGGGATCCTGAATATCGTTCAGGAGACCACTTACCGTGTCCTGAACGATCGCCGCACGCGCTTGTTGCGCGAACTCGCCTCCCTTTCCGGATCTGCTCAGCACGAGGACGACGCCTGTGCGCTGGCCTTACAATCACTCGCCACCGACCCCACCGATCTTCCCTTCGCCCTTCTGTATCGATTAGATCGGAGCGGCGGCCAAGCCACCCTCGCCGGCGCGATCGGGCTGGAGAAGGACCACCCTGCCAGACAGGACCGAGTCCAACTCCACGACCCCAAAACCACGGCGAGCTGGCCTCTCGCAGCGTCGCTTCAGCAGGGTAGCCCGCTGGTCCTGGACGATCTGGCCGATCGGTTCGGCTGGCTCCCCGGAGGGGCATGGCCCGAACCGACTAGACAGGCGATCATTCTTCCCATCACCCAAGGCACCCATCAGGACGGCGATGTCCTCCTCATCGCCGCGGTCAGTCCGCGTCTGCAGTTGGACGGTGATTATCGGCATTTCTTTGGCATGGTCGCCTCGCAAATTGCCATGGCCCTCACCAATGCGAGAGCCTATCAGTCGGAGGCGAGACGCGCGGAGGCCCTGGCGGAATTGGACCGGGCCAAGACGGAGTTCTTTAACAATGTCAGCCACGAGTTTCGCACCCCCCTCACACTCATGCTCGGTCCGCTGGAGGAAGAACTCCGCGAGCGGCCGCATAACACCAACCTCGACGTTGCCCATCGCAATAGTGTGCGCCTCCTGAAACTCGTGAATATCCTGCTGGACTTCTCACGCCTTGAGGCAGGCCGCACGGAGGCCCTGTATCAACCGACCGACCTGGCCGCCTACAGTGCGGACCTGGCGAGCGGGTTTCGCTCCGCCGTCGAGGGAGCCGGTCTGACCTTCCGTATCGACTGCCCGCCCCTGCCGCAACCGGTCTATGTCGATCGTAGCCTGTGGGAAAAGATCGTCCTCAACCTGCTCAGCAACGCGTTCAAGCATACATTTCAGGGCGAAATCTCGCTATCGATCAGACACAGTCAGGAGGGCGTCACGCTGGCGGTGCAGGACACCGGAGTCGGCATTCCCACCGACGCGCTCCCGCGGCTGTTTGAACGATTCTACAGAGTGCAGAACCGGCAAAGCCGGACGCATGAAGGCAGCGGAATCGGATTGGCACTCGTCCGGGAAGTCGTGCAACTGCATGGAGGGACGGTACAGGTTGAGAGCCGCCTCGACGAAGGCAGCATCTTTTCCGTGACGCTTCCCTGGGGCAAGGACCATCTGCCTCCGGAACAGGTCAGTCTGGATACCGCCGCCTCGACACATGCGCCGGCCGTCTCAGCGTATCTCCAAGAGGCGTGGCAGTGGCTGCCCGAGGTCGGAACAGATGTCTCGCAGGAGGAGGTGCCCTCGCCGGATGGGCCCGCATCCAGACGAGCACGCATCCTCGTGGCCGACGACAATGCGGATATGCGCCGTTACATCGTGCGCCTCCTGCGCGAGCACTACGAGGTCAAAGCGGTCGGTGACGGACGTGCCGCCTTGGCTGAGATTCGCCGCCGCCCCCCGGATGTGCTGCTGAGCGACATCATGATGCCGCAACTGGACGGCATCGGACTCGCCAGAATTCTGCGGGCCGATCCGGCCCTGCAGACCATTCCCATCATTCTGCTCTCCGCCCGCGCTGGCGAGGAGCCGCGCATCAAAGGCCTCGAGCAGGGCGCTGATGACTATCTGGTGAAACCCTTCAGCGGGCGAGAGTTGCTGGCGCGGGTGTCGGCCCATTTGAATCTGGGCCGACTTCGCCGGGAGGCGGCCGGACAAATCGCCTCCAGCGAAGCGCAATTGCGGGCGATCATCAACCAAGCCACGGTCACGGTCGCACAAACCGATCTGGCCGGCCGATTCCAACTCGTGAACCGACGGTTCTGCGACCTGCTGGGTTATACGGAGTCTGAATTGCTCGCCATGCGCATGCAAGACGTGACGGATCCTGAGGACCTTCCACGGAATCTCGACCTGTTTCAACAGCTCGTCCAGGGCGGACCCGATTTCGTGATCGAGAAGCGCTACCGGCGGAAAGACGGGACGGCCGTGTGGATGAGTGTCAGTGTCGGAGGCGTCAGGGAGGGCACGGACCTGCAGTCCATCGTGGGCGTCGGACTCGACATCAGCGACCGAAAACGGCAGGAGACACAGCTGCTGATCGTCAATCGACGGCAACAATGGCTCTACGAGCTGGCCGATGCCGTGAATCGCGCGGAACCGTCGTCGCGTCTCTATGAGCGGGCGTTGCAAGCCATGGCGGAAGCGGTCGAAGCGGATCGGGCGGCGATTCTCCTCATTGATGACGAAGGCGTGATGCGATTCAAGGCGTCCCAGGGTCTGTCTACGGAGTATCAGCGCGCGGTCGAGGGGCATTCCCCATGGACCGCCGATCAGAAAGACCCTCCGCCTCTGTTCATGGAGAACGTCGCCTTGTCTGAGCTGACGCCAGAATTGCAGGCCACGATCCAACGGGAAGGCATCCAGGCCCTGGCCTTCATTCCCCTCACCTATAGCGGCCGATTGCTGGGCAAATTCATGCTGTACTTCGACCGGCCCCGCCGCATGACCGACGAGGAGATCGAATGGTCGCAGGCCTTGGCCACGACCTTGGCACTCGCCGTCGCACGGGCCCAGGCCGATGAGGTGCTGCGCGCCAGCGAGGAACGGCTGCGACTGGCCATGGTGGCCGGACGCATGGGCGCCTGGGATCTCAATCTCCATACCGGAGAGACCACCTGGGACGCGAAACAGTACGAACTCTTCGGACGGCCGACGGATCAGCCAGTCCGTCGAGCGGAGGAGTTCTACACGGCGCTGCATCCTGACGATGCGGCCCAGGTACAGGACGCAGCCACGCGAGCCATGGACACCGGCTTGTTCACGTCGGAATTTCGCGTCGTGCACCAGGACGGCGCCGTCCGCTGGCTGTCAGGACAGGGTGCGACCGTCACGGATGACCAGGGCAGGCCGGTCCGCATGATCGGTATCAACTATGACATCACCGAACGCAAACAAGCCGAGCAGGACTTGCAGCGATTTGCCGCTCAATTGGAACATCGCGTCGCCGAACGCACGCTCGAGCTGACACAGTCGCGGGAACAGTTACGGGCCCTGGCCACCGAGCTGAACCTGGCCGGACAGCGCGAGCGACAACAGGTGGCGACGGAGCTGCATGACTACCTGGCCCAACTACTCGCCCTCAGCCGGATTCGTCTGGCGCAAGCCATGCAACACCCGATGGCGCCCCCGCTGAGCCGGACCTTGCATGAGTTGCAGGAGGTCACGGATCAGGCGTTGACCTACACCAGAACCCTGGTCGCCCAACTCAGTCCGCCGATTCTCAAGGAATTCGGTCTACCGATGGCCTTGCGATGGTTGGCGGAGCAAATGCTCCAACGAGATCTACACGTCTCCCTGGACTTCTGCCCGGCCGAACTGGCCCTTCCGGAAGATCAAGCCATGCTGCTGTTCCAATCCATCCGCGAGCTGCTCATGAATGTGGTCAAACATGCGGGCACGAAGGACGCGGCCATTGCGGTCCTGGTCAACGACGGTCATCTGCAAATCACGGTGACGGACCATGGAACTGGTTTTTTGCCAGCGGAGAAGACCGCTCTGCCCCGACAGGGGACCGTGCCCGGATTCGGGCTGTTTAGTATCCGTGAGCGGATGCTTGCACTCGGGGGACGGTTCGATCTCCGCTCACGGCCTGGTGAGGGCACGATCGCGACGCTTGTCATGCCCCTTGCGACTCCGCTTGGACCAGCCGGGTCGCTGTTGCCTCACCATACACCGGCTACAGGTTCACCCCGAACCGCCAAGGAGCATCCGGGATCATCCACTCATCTCAACGGCCACCCTCACCGGCCTACCCCGGTCATCAGGGTCCTCATCGCCGACGACCATGCGATGGTCCGGCAAGGGCTGTGCGGGCTGCTGGCCGGTTATGCGGACATCGAAGTTTTGGGTGAAGCGGCCAACGGGCAGGAAGCGGTGGCCCTCACCACCCAATTACAACCCGATGTCGTCCTCATGGACGTCAACATGCCGGGGATGGACGGCATCGAGGCCACCAGACTGATCAAGGAGGTCATGCCCAACACGATCGTGATCGGCTTGTCCGTTCAAAATGCCGGCCATGTGGGCATGGCCATGCGCGAGGCTGGCGCCATCGCGTTCCTGAACAAGGAGGCCGCCGTCGAAGATCTCTACCACACCATCCTCACCGCCCGGAACGCCCTGCTGAGTACCCGATGA